The Thalassotalea sp. LPB0316 nucleotide sequence GTGCATATCAACGCCTGGTGCCATACCAACAACACCAACATTATTGTCAGCAGCGCCAATTGTACCTGCTACATGGGTACCGTGCGGGCCACCGTGCTCATCCCAGTTACCTGTGCCTGAGTCGTTATCACCGGTAATATTATTCCAATTAAAATCTTGGTTTGAACGGTCTAAACCTGAGTCAATAACACACACTTTCATACCAGCATTGGCAACAAACGACACTTGATTTGCTTGCGATTGATAAACAGCATAAGGCGTTAGCTGCTCAGTCATTGCATTACCTAAATCATCGCTAAAGGCAGCAAATGGCACACGGCGATGATCTTCTTCAATCAGTTGAATATGTGGGTTGTTCATTAACCCCTTAACGTCCTCAAGGCTTTTACCAGCGAACGAAGCAGCAAAGAAACCGTTACCATCTACCTTAAACTCGGCACCTAGCTGTTTGGCAAGCGCTTTGACTACGCCTTTTTTGCTTTCATCTACTTTAATAATAAATCGATCGTCTGCCGCCTGTGCAGAGAATGCTACTGATAAGGCTGCAGCTAAGGCCGTAGTGGTGAATTTAGTCATTTTCATTGGATACCTACCTCTTGTATTTGACGTGCATTTTTGGACTTATCGCGTCTCTTTTAATTGTATTGCACTTTCAAATATTGACATGTTTTTGTTATGTATTTGTTCGATAAACTGATACTTGTTCGCGTATCTTTTGCTGGCTTTTCGCCTTCCTTTCTCTCGATACTAACAAGTAAGCCAAAGCCCTCTAGCAATTTCCCGACAAGTTTTCGTACATTTGCGACAAACCAAGAGCAACACCTTTAAAAACAACAACATAAGATATCAAGGACAAAACAAACTGGTCGTTAATTTGACAATTATTGTCCTAATTTTGCTAGGAAGGGTGGGCGCAAAAACTCAATACTCTTAAGTGTTGTTTTTATCAACGAAAGTCAACATTAGAACAATAAAAAGAGTGACGACACAACATGAATAGTTGAGTCGATAACCTCGATAAACGATGGAGTTACTGTCAAATGAGAAAGAACCAAAAGCTGATGTTAAGCGCATTAGCCACCTCAATAGCCCTTGCAAGTATGTCTGCTCAGTCAGCACCGCAAGCCCAAATCAATAAAGTAAATAAAGACGATAGTGCGGTTCAAAGCTTTGCCGAATGGCGAGCACAACAAAAGCAAAACCGTCAAGACTTCACGGATAGATTAATCATCACCTTTAAGGATAAAAACCAAGGAAAAACTGTGCCTCCTGGATTAGCCAAAAAAATTGGCTTGAACATGAAGCACGTTAAGATTTTAAAAAACAACAGCCATGTTATCGCCTTAGATGAAATGCACTCACTTAAGGATATTGAAAAATTCATTGAGAAGTTGCGCAAGCATCCTGCTGTTGAATCGATTGAGCCTGACTATCAGCGTTACCTCATGGCGCAAAACCAGCCTTGGGGTATCGCAAGGACCCAATCAGATCAGCTATCAGACAACGATGCTGCCAATATGACGGTCTGTATTATTGATTCAGGTTACCAACAGTCTAATCCTGACTTGATCGCTAACAATGCCTCGGGCACTAATAACGCGGGGACGGGTAACTGGTATCAAGCGGGTGGCTCTCATGGCACCCACGTAGCAGGGACAATTGCTGGCGTAAATAACAGTGAAGGGGTTGTCGGTGTGTTACCTAACACCAACGTTAACCTTCACATTATCAAAGTATTCAATGAAAGCGGCTGGGGTTATTCAGGTGACTTAACCGATGCTGTTGATACCTGTGTTAACAATGGCGCTAAAGTGATCAACATGAGCTTAGGTGGCGCAGGCTCATCTAACGCCGAGCGCAATGCTCTGCAGGCGGCTGCCGACTCAGATGTACTATTAATTGCCGCCTCAGGTAATGATGGCAACACCACGCTTTCATACCCTGCCTCTTATGATTCAGTGATGGCGGTAGGCGCATTAGATAGCAATAATCAGCATGCTGAATTTTCACAATATACTAGCCAAGTCGAAATTTCAGCGCCGGGTGAAGCGGTACTTTCAACCGTTGCTGGCGATGGTCGCTTAGGTTATATCTCTGTTGGCTCAACTACTTATGGTAATGATTTTGTGGTTCCGCAAACGCGTTATATTCAAAGTGGTGGCAGTTACTCGGTTAGTAACGTCAATGGCAGTGCTAGTGGTGTGTTAGCAAGTTGTACGATATCTGGCAGCAGTTATAGCTGTAGCAATGTCAACGGCAACATTTGTTTAGCTGAGCGTAACGATAACCAAAAAGGCAGTAATTATCCTGAAATCAACCCTGCCAAAGCTTGTGCTGATGCCGGCGCTTCAGCGGTTATCGTATATGGTAATAACGACCGCCCCGGGCTACAAAATCCATTTTTAGTTGATGCTAATGCTGATGTTGCGGTACCGACAGTGTCGGTTGATCGCGCGTTAGGACAGCAACTTATGGGACAGTTAGGCTCAAGTGCTTCAGTTACCGTTAATAGTGGTCAAGATTATGCCTACTATAATGGCACCTCTATGGCGACACCGCATGTTGCAGGAGTTGCAGCGCTAGTTTGGAGCAATAATATCAATTGTACCGCCGAGCAAGTACGTACTGCACTTAAAAATACCGCGCTAGATATTGATGTTGCGGGTCGCGATGATAAAACAGGCTATGGTTTAGTGCAGGCAAAAGCGGCTTCTGACGCATTAGCTTCGTCTTGCAGTGGAACAACTCCACCACCGCCACCGCCATCTGGTAATGTCCTTGAAAATGGCATAGCGCAAACGAACTTATCATCGAGCAGTGAAATTAGCTTTACAATGGAAGTTCCTGCCGGTGCAACCAACCTCTCATTTGATATGAGCGGTGGTTCAGGTGATGCTGATTTATACGTCAAGTTTGGCTCTGCACCGACATTAAGCAGCTACGATTGTCGTCCATACAAAAATGGCAATAGCGAAAGCTGCCCAATTACTAATG carries:
- a CDS encoding S8 family serine peptidase yields the protein MRKNQKLMLSALATSIALASMSAQSAPQAQINKVNKDDSAVQSFAEWRAQQKQNRQDFTDRLIITFKDKNQGKTVPPGLAKKIGLNMKHVKILKNNSHVIALDEMHSLKDIEKFIEKLRKHPAVESIEPDYQRYLMAQNQPWGIARTQSDQLSDNDAANMTVCIIDSGYQQSNPDLIANNASGTNNAGTGNWYQAGGSHGTHVAGTIAGVNNSEGVVGVLPNTNVNLHIIKVFNESGWGYSGDLTDAVDTCVNNGAKVINMSLGGAGSSNAERNALQAAADSDVLLIAASGNDGNTTLSYPASYDSVMAVGALDSNNQHAEFSQYTSQVEISAPGEAVLSTVAGDGRLGYISVGSTTYGNDFVVPQTRYIQSGGSYSVSNVNGSASGVLASCTISGSSYSCSNVNGNICLAERNDNQKGSNYPEINPAKACADAGASAVIVYGNNDRPGLQNPFLVDANADVAVPTVSVDRALGQQLMGQLGSSASVTVNSGQDYAYYNGTSMATPHVAGVAALVWSNNINCTAEQVRTALKNTALDIDVAGRDDKTGYGLVQAKAASDALASSCSGTTPPPPPPSGNVLENGIAQTNLSSSSEISFTMEVPAGATNLSFDMSGGSGDADLYVKFGSAPTLSSYDCRPYKNGNSESCPITNVQAGTYYVKVVAYSAFSGVTLTGSYTEPSSGGGVTGGSASVTDISVSRRQWQYYTIEIPAGMATLDFVMSGGSGDADLYIRQGAQPTSSQYDCRPYKSGNNETCSFTNPTSGTWHIGIYGYSAASGVDLNVTYNP